Proteins from one Staphylococcus sp. IVB6214 genomic window:
- a CDS encoding LysM peptidoglycan-binding domain-containing protein gives MSKDNFKDEFERNRQEINPTKEDLSTADDTSSKETDASDNNSMQHFPPRNTQRRHRKRDRNQHNVKEHTDSVEAEKSTQSEQHSKPVKTPETDKQETSKKQSEQETKQTDHDTKKQVAGAGVVAGASAVTSKQQDKATKDSTNNDDKKHTTNNLGVAGGVAASKPHNTKNKSDDQPSSNKDNKKKAATAGVAAGAALATSSKKQSNKAHSDTKSPSNKDDKNNVATAGAGAAATSKGQATSTNTNSTSEANNSSKKKAAAAGVATGAGATATSKGQATSANTNSTSEANNGSKKKAAAAASAATLGAGVTKASAKNNETPNTSVSNGAGGGGFLMRILPIIAAILILGTVAIFGGMYLFNQDQGSSQNDTQLTQQSDKNDKEQAKKDQEAKEKAAKEKAAKEQEAKEKAEKQRIAKEKAEKQRIAKEKAEKEKAAKEQEAQNAANNQNANNQYANQNGNQQNAQQQQQNAGNQSHTVGGSENLYRIAIQYYGSGSPENVEKIRQANGISGNNISNGQQLIIP, from the coding sequence GTGTCAAAAGATAATTTCAAGGATGAATTTGAACGCAATCGCCAAGAAATCAATCCGACTAAAGAAGACCTATCAACAGCTGATGACACATCGAGCAAAGAAACAGATGCATCAGACAACAATAGCATGCAACATTTTCCACCACGAAATACACAGAGAAGACATCGAAAACGTGACCGCAATCAGCATAACGTAAAAGAGCATACTGATTCAGTTGAAGCAGAAAAATCTACACAATCTGAACAACATTCAAAACCAGTTAAAACGCCTGAAACAGACAAACAAGAAACGAGCAAAAAACAATCAGAGCAAGAGACGAAACAAACAGATCATGATACGAAAAAACAAGTCGCTGGTGCTGGTGTCGTAGCTGGTGCAAGTGCTGTCACTTCTAAGCAGCAAGACAAAGCAACGAAAGATTCAACGAACAATGATGATAAAAAGCACACAACAAATAACTTAGGGGTTGCGGGTGGTGTAGCCGCTTCGAAACCACACAACACAAAAAACAAATCTGATGATCAGCCATCATCAAATAAAGACAATAAAAAGAAGGCGGCCACGGCTGGTGTTGCTGCCGGTGCTGCCTTAGCTACTTCTTCTAAAAAACAAAGTAACAAAGCACATTCTGATACAAAGTCACCATCTAACAAGGATGATAAGAACAATGTGGCAACTGCGGGTGCAGGTGCGGCTGCTACTTCTAAAGGACAAGCTACTAGCACCAATACTAATTCTACATCAGAGGCGAACAACAGCAGTAAAAAGAAAGCTGCGGCTGCAGGTGTAGCAACCGGTGCAGGTGCGACTGCTACTTCTAAAGGACAAGCTACTAGCGCCAATACTAATTCTACATCAGAGGCGAACAATGGCAGTAAAAAGAAGGCTGCGGCTGCTGCGAGTGCCGCAACTTTGGGAGCGGGTGTAACAAAAGCTTCAGCAAAAAATAATGAAACACCTAATACATCTGTATCAAATGGTGCAGGTGGCGGTGGATTCTTAATGAGAATTCTCCCAATTATCGCAGCAATTTTAATTCTTGGAACAGTTGCGATTTTTGGTGGTATGTATTTATTCAATCAAGATCAAGGTTCAAGTCAAAACGATACTCAGCTTACACAACAATCTGATAAAAATGACAAAGAACAAGCGAAAAAAGATCAAGAAGCTAAAGAGAAAGCTGCAAAAGAGAAAGCAGCGAAAGAGCAGGAAGCGAAAGAAAAAGCTGAAAAACAAAGAATTGCGAAAGAAAAAGCCGAAAAACAAAGAATTGCGAAAGAAAAAGCCGAAAAAGAGAAAGCTGCAAAAGAACAAGAAGCACAAAATGCAGCAAACAATCAAAATGCGAATAATCAATATGCAAATCAAAATGGAAACCAACAAAATGCACAGCAACAGCAACAAAATGCAGGTAATCAGTCACATACGGTAGGTGGCAGCGAAAACTTATACCGTATTGCGATTCAATACTATGGTAGTGGATCACCTGAAAATGTTGAAAAGATTAGACAAGCGAATGGCATTAGTGGTAACAACATTAGTAATGGACAACAATTGATTATTCCATGA
- a CDS encoding RecQ family ATP-dependent DNA helicase yields MLKTALQQYFGFSQFRQGQEELIQSVLNGENTLGILPTGSGKSLCYQLPTYIKQQPTLIISPLISLMDDQVMQMKMNGERRVVSIHSGMSQSERQLAFQQLDSALFIFVSPEFILQPHHLNRIRNLTLGLIVLDEVHCLSEWGFDFRPHYALINQVTDLYQHIPVLGLTATATSHLKSDIEFVTKRTFTLLQSDMDRTNISLSVEHMTSYQDKIEWILETIATSGPTIIYVSSKKVCLDIAEQIYAAGYLTGIYHADLSYEERYTVQQQFLKNDIRIIVATSAFGMGVNKPDIRTIIHFHLSNSPSSYLQEIGRAGRDGKQSQAIALYQEDDQYLLELLATAHQIIEEDIHLFEQGTLIDQEKHDILSVLSQRYSVEKLQKIFRQNHQQKVRALQHMLQYANIQTCRRQQLMRYFNMSVKTNGNCCDICGISHQIHEKNRKKVYRKISYEEKLETLF; encoded by the coding sequence ATGCTTAAAACAGCGTTACAGCAGTACTTTGGTTTCTCACAGTTCAGGCAAGGGCAGGAAGAGTTGATTCAAAGTGTTCTAAATGGGGAAAATACTTTAGGTATTCTACCAACCGGAAGTGGTAAAAGCTTATGTTATCAGTTGCCCACATACATTAAACAACAACCTACACTTATTATTTCTCCACTTATTTCACTGATGGATGATCAAGTTATGCAGATGAAAATGAATGGCGAACGACGGGTTGTCTCCATTCACTCTGGCATGTCACAAAGTGAACGCCAACTGGCATTTCAACAGCTGGACAGTGCACTTTTTATATTTGTAAGTCCAGAATTCATCTTACAACCACATCATTTGAATCGTATAAGAAACTTGACATTAGGGCTAATCGTTCTTGATGAAGTACACTGTTTATCTGAATGGGGGTTTGATTTTCGACCGCATTATGCGTTAATTAATCAAGTTACAGACTTATACCAACATATTCCTGTATTAGGTTTAACCGCTACTGCAACAAGCCATTTGAAGTCAGATATTGAATTTGTTACAAAACGAACGTTTACATTATTACAATCTGATATGGATCGTACGAATATTTCTTTATCGGTAGAGCACATGACGTCATATCAAGACAAAATCGAATGGATTTTAGAAACAATCGCGACTTCTGGACCGACGATTATATATGTTTCATCTAAAAAAGTATGTTTGGACATTGCAGAGCAAATCTATGCTGCGGGTTATCTTACGGGGATTTACCATGCGGATTTAAGTTATGAAGAACGGTACACTGTTCAGCAGCAGTTTTTAAAAAATGATATCCGTATTATTGTCGCAACGAGTGCCTTTGGTATGGGCGTGAATAAGCCAGATATCCGTACAATCATCCATTTCCACTTATCCAATAGTCCTTCGAGTTATTTGCAAGAGATTGGTCGAGCTGGACGAGATGGCAAACAAAGTCAAGCTATCGCACTATATCAAGAAGATGACCAATACTTATTAGAATTGCTTGCAACAGCGCACCAGATTATTGAAGAAGATATTCATTTATTTGAACAGGGAACATTGATTGATCAAGAGAAACATGACATTTTATCTGTATTATCACAACGCTATTCAGTCGAGAAGCTCCAAAAAATATTTCGTCAAAATCATCAACAAAAAGTGAGAGCACTCCAACATATGCTGCAATATGCCAATATACAAACATGTCGACGTCAACAACTCATGCGCTATTTCAATATGTCTGTAAAAACGAATGGAAACTGCTGTGACATATGTGGAATATCCCACCAAATACATGAAAAAAACAGAAAAAAGGTATATCGAAAAATATCCTATGAAGAAAAATTAGAAACTTTGTTCTAA
- a CDS encoding helix-turn-helix domain-containing protein, which yields MKSIIAYIYQHASPNKNQKSIYNIIIGKKTHQTFFDATSLNLMSLYGCVPNLSFDDYENIVTASTNEEITLPISSTATYFMLQHSFVTLQLLIQTLSHAQHGNMKFAPLTSHTETHQRVRGIYTMIQNQQLNTHVKQEIFMLFKTLNAEHSGSIAHYFLTGYDETMYTMKQVGQLHQMDDDQLFITHYIDLLTIYQLLSEKETYPILHQCLATEQLSYTLFRTKSLLLQGLSVSEVAQQTQLTENTIHDHILDLFMRHHLTNYHDYLTQDFHSFLAFYAQQPFQKLRFYKAHFEYLSYFEIKLAIIGFAKGVLHA from the coding sequence ATGAAATCAATCATTGCTTATATATATCAACACGCAAGCCCCAACAAAAATCAAAAAAGCATATATAATATTATCATAGGTAAAAAGACGCATCAAACCTTTTTTGATGCGACATCTCTAAATCTAATGAGTCTTTATGGGTGTGTCCCTAACTTATCATTTGATGATTATGAGAATATTGTAACGGCATCTACGAACGAAGAAATCACGCTACCTATCTCATCAACTGCAACATACTTTATGTTACAACATTCTTTTGTTACATTGCAACTTCTGATTCAAACATTGTCACATGCACAACACGGTAATATGAAGTTTGCACCACTAACATCTCATACTGAAACGCATCAACGAGTACGTGGTATTTATACAATGATTCAAAATCAACAACTTAACACACATGTAAAACAAGAAATATTCATGCTGTTCAAAACATTGAATGCCGAACATTCAGGAAGTATCGCACATTATTTTTTAACCGGGTATGACGAAACAATGTATACAATGAAGCAAGTTGGACAGCTCCATCAGATGGATGATGATCAATTGTTTATCACGCATTACATAGATTTGTTGACTATTTATCAGTTGCTTTCTGAAAAGGAAACCTATCCAATACTGCATCAATGTCTAGCAACTGAGCAACTGAGTTACACGTTATTCCGGACAAAGTCTCTTTTACTTCAAGGGTTATCTGTTTCTGAAGTCGCACAGCAAACACAGCTTACTGAAAATACAATCCATGATCATATTCTAGACCTATTTATGCGACATCATTTGACGAATTATCATGATTATTTAACGCAAGATTTTCACAGTTTTTTAGCTTTTTACGCACAACAACCTTTTCAAAAACTCCGATTTTATAAAGCACATTTTGAATATCTTAGTTATTTTGAAATCAAGTTGGCGATTATTGGTTTTGCGAAAGGAGTATTACATGCTTAA
- a CDS encoding ferredoxin: MAKYTIVDMDTCIACGACGAAAPDIYDYDDEGIAYVILDDNQGTTPVPEELYEDLEDAFEGCPTDSIKVEEETFDGDALKFE, encoded by the coding sequence TTGGCTAAGTATACGATTGTTGATATGGATACTTGTATCGCATGCGGTGCTTGTGGTGCAGCTGCCCCGGATATCTATGACTATGATGATGAAGGAATCGCTTATGTTATTTTAGATGATAACCAAGGCACAACGCCGGTACCAGAAGAACTGTATGAAGATTTAGAGGACGCTTTTGAAGGCTGCCCTACTGACTCTATCAAAGTTGAAGAAGAAACTTTTGATGGCGATGCATTAAAATTCGAATAA
- a CDS encoding ECF transporter S component encodes MQQSKQTRQLIIVGILSGISVILMFIKFPLPFLPPYLTLDFSDVPALLATFTLGPIAGILVEFIKNLLNFFFYLADPVGPVANFIAGSSLLLTAYGIYRYKPSTRGMLIGLAAGTLIMTIVLSIMNYFVLLPLYGMIMNLADIATNLKIIITAGIIPFNIIKGFVVSLLFILLYKRLKHVLKI; translated from the coding sequence ATGCAACAATCGAAACAAACAAGACAATTGATTATTGTCGGTATTTTAAGTGGGATTTCGGTGATCCTTATGTTCATCAAATTTCCATTACCTTTTTTACCACCTTATTTAACACTTGACTTTAGTGATGTTCCAGCGTTACTTGCAACATTTACATTAGGACCTATTGCAGGAATACTCGTTGAATTCATTAAAAACTTATTGAACTTCTTTTTCTATCTTGCTGATCCAGTTGGACCGGTTGCGAACTTTATTGCTGGTAGTAGTTTGCTACTCACTGCTTATGGTATTTATCGCTACAAGCCATCTACACGTGGCATGCTGATAGGTCTGGCAGCAGGTACGTTGATCATGACAATCGTACTTAGTATTATGAATTATTTTGTACTCTTGCCTTTGTATGGCATGATTATGAATTTAGCAGATATTGCGACAAATCTAAAAATCATTATCACAGCAGGTATCATACCTTTTAATATTATAAAAGGGTTTGTCGTCTCATTGTTATTCATCTTATTATATAAAAGACTAAAACACGTCCTTAAAATATAA
- a CDS encoding ATP-binding protein: protein MKRLNSVVIKLWLTIILIVTTVLILLSAALITFIQYYFTQNTEQSLYNNAESISAIIEKSENRQMAINHSEMLLEGSKGVIILPEKNNAISKHPEKKEMLKFINKDVDLNNIKLTQKKVIKHVTIKLDGQKKSYLLLGYPTLDKEGHKSVIYIYEDLRSISDTNNVIAIIILITAVIFLIITTIFAFFLSTRITNPLRQFKEQALEVAKGRYDKQVHVQTKDEIGELASAFNQMSHNIQNHIDDITSSKNIRDTLINSMAQGVLGINHKRHIILSNHLAHKMMLDMNLDHKVLFDTQINDTFESKTTEYREYEINQKHYAVVMSYIDQIQSNKESGLVVIIRDMTREHHMEQMKKDFIASVSHELRTPISLLQGYTESIVDGIVTEPEDIHEFLLIVLDETKRLSRLVNELLDVAKIDADGINITKEVRPMSELIHKMSMKYRQQANELALTLDFQTDGIMNDLWDYDFDRMEQVLTNLVDNASRYTRPGDTISIQAEETDTHQILTVKDTGVGISPEHLEKVFERFYKVDAARKRGKEGTGLGLFITRMIMEAHHGKITVTSEVDKGTTFTIQLPKHINE, encoded by the coding sequence ATGAAACGACTAAATAGCGTCGTAATAAAACTGTGGTTAACTATTATATTAATAGTAACGACAGTTTTAATTTTATTAAGTGCAGCACTGATTACATTTATTCAATATTACTTCACGCAAAATACAGAACAATCTTTATACAATAACGCAGAAAGTATTAGTGCCATCATAGAAAAAAGTGAGAATCGTCAAATGGCGATTAACCATAGTGAGATGCTGTTAGAAGGTAGTAAGGGCGTCATCATCTTACCAGAGAAAAACAATGCCATATCGAAGCATCCAGAGAAAAAAGAGATGCTAAAGTTTATTAACAAAGATGTAGATCTCAATAATATAAAACTCACGCAAAAAAAGGTCATAAAACATGTAACGATCAAGCTTGATGGACAAAAGAAATCATATTTACTGCTTGGCTATCCAACGTTAGATAAAGAAGGTCATAAGTCTGTCATCTATATATACGAGGATTTGAGAAGTATTTCCGATACGAATAACGTGATTGCAATTATTATTTTAATCACTGCAGTCATCTTCTTAATTATTACGACCATTTTCGCATTCTTTTTATCGACTCGGATCACAAATCCACTGCGTCAATTTAAAGAACAAGCACTGGAAGTTGCAAAAGGGCGGTACGACAAACAAGTACATGTCCAAACAAAAGATGAGATTGGTGAACTTGCGAGTGCATTTAACCAGATGAGTCACAATATCCAAAATCATATTGATGACATTACCAGTTCTAAAAATATTAGAGATACATTGATTAACTCTATGGCACAAGGTGTTTTAGGCATTAATCATAAACGACATATTATCTTATCGAATCATTTGGCACACAAAATGATGCTCGATATGAATCTAGATCACAAAGTATTATTTGATACGCAAATAAACGATACCTTTGAAAGCAAAACAACAGAATATCGTGAATATGAAATTAATCAAAAACATTACGCTGTGGTCATGAGTTATATCGATCAAATTCAATCTAATAAAGAAAGCGGCCTTGTTGTTATTATTAGAGATATGACACGAGAGCATCACATGGAGCAAATGAAGAAAGATTTCATAGCTAGTGTTTCTCATGAACTACGTACACCGATTTCACTATTACAAGGGTATACTGAATCCATTGTAGACGGAATCGTGACAGAACCAGAAGACATTCATGAATTTCTACTCATTGTTCTAGATGAAACGAAACGCTTAAGTCGATTGGTCAATGAGCTACTAGACGTTGCAAAGATTGATGCAGACGGTATTAACATCACAAAAGAAGTACGTCCGATGTCGGAATTAATCCATAAAATGTCGATGAAATATCGCCAACAAGCCAATGAACTGGCATTGACATTAGACTTCCAAACAGATGGCATCATGAATGATCTATGGGATTATGATTTTGATCGTATGGAACAAGTACTGACAAATCTTGTGGATAATGCATCTCGTTATACGAGACCAGGAGATACTATTTCAATTCAAGCTGAAGAAACTGACACTCATCAAATTTTAACTGTCAAAGATACGGGTGTAGGTATTTCTCCTGAACACTTAGAAAAGGTGTTTGAGCGTTTCTATAAAGTAGATGCTGCTCGTAAAAGAGGGAAAGAAGGAACAGGTCTTGGCCTCTTTATTACACGAATGATTATGGAAGCTCATCACGGTAAAATCACTGTGACAAGTGAAGTAGATAAAGGCACAACCTTTACCATTCAACTACCTAAGCATATAAATGAATAA
- a CDS encoding response regulator transcription factor, giving the protein MTKEILVVDDEDRIRKLLRLFLEREGYEVAEASDGREAFELATKYDYACILLDLMLPEMDGLEVATRLRETKDTPIIMLTAKGEENNRVEGFESGADDYIVKPFSPREVVLRLKALLRRTQSATAEQNEPHARDMIEFEHLTIDNDAHKVLADGTPVNLTPKEYELLIFLAKTPNKVFDREQLLKEVWHYEFYGDLRTVDTHVKRLREKLNRVSTEAASMIQTVWGVGYKFEVTQPDETTK; this is encoded by the coding sequence GTGACTAAGGAAATATTAGTCGTTGATGACGAAGACCGTATCAGAAAGTTATTAAGGCTATTTCTTGAGAGAGAAGGATATGAAGTGGCTGAGGCGAGCGATGGTCGTGAAGCCTTTGAACTAGCAACAAAATATGATTATGCGTGTATCTTGTTAGACTTAATGTTGCCAGAAATGGATGGCCTAGAAGTCGCAACGCGTCTTCGTGAGACAAAAGATACGCCAATCATTATGTTGACAGCAAAAGGTGAAGAGAACAACCGTGTTGAAGGGTTTGAATCTGGGGCAGATGATTACATTGTCAAACCATTCTCACCACGTGAAGTTGTTCTGCGTCTAAAAGCATTACTTCGTCGTACACAATCTGCAACTGCAGAACAGAACGAACCACACGCTCGTGATATGATTGAGTTTGAGCATCTGACAATTGATAATGATGCGCATAAGGTTTTAGCAGATGGCACACCTGTTAACCTTACACCAAAGGAATATGAGTTGTTGATATTCCTTGCAAAAACACCAAATAAAGTGTTTGATCGAGAACAGCTATTGAAAGAAGTATGGCACTACGAATTCTATGGTGATTTACGTACGGTCGATACACATGTTAAGCGTTTGCGTGAAAAATTAAATCGTGTTTCAACTGAAGCTGCATCTATGATTCAAACTGTTTGGGGCGTAGGTTATAAATTTGAGGTTACACAACCGGATGAAACGACTAAATAG
- a CDS encoding pseudouridine synthase, which translates to MSKELERLQKRIANSGYTSRRKAETLIQEGKVQVNGKTVTELGTKVRPSDEVSVEGVPLELEDKLYILFYKPTQVITSVSDDRGRKVVTDYFDDLETRIYPVGRLDYDTSGLLLLTNDGEFTNLMTHPKYKIPKTYIAKIEGYILREQVKELEKGIVLEDGKTQPAQVKVKKQNKEKNTSLVEITITEGRNRQVRRMFEHFGFKVNKLSRITFGPLTLKALGAGEGRVLSPHEVKTLRQLAQSSVQ; encoded by the coding sequence ATGAGTAAAGAGTTAGAACGTTTACAAAAACGCATTGCAAATAGTGGTTACACGTCACGCCGTAAAGCTGAGACTTTAATACAAGAAGGTAAAGTACAGGTGAATGGTAAGACAGTTACAGAGTTAGGAACAAAGGTACGTCCTTCAGATGAAGTGTCAGTTGAAGGTGTGCCATTAGAACTAGAAGATAAGTTGTATATTTTATTCTATAAACCAACACAAGTCATCACAAGTGTTTCTGACGATCGTGGACGAAAAGTCGTCACAGATTACTTTGATGATTTAGAAACGCGCATTTATCCTGTTGGACGTCTTGATTATGACACGTCAGGCTTATTACTTTTAACCAATGATGGAGAATTTACAAATTTGATGACTCATCCAAAATATAAAATTCCTAAAACATATATTGCGAAGATTGAAGGATATATTTTGCGAGAACAAGTGAAGGAACTCGAAAAAGGAATTGTGTTAGAAGATGGAAAAACACAACCAGCACAAGTGAAAGTTAAAAAACAAAACAAAGAGAAAAATACATCGCTCGTTGAGATAACTATAACAGAAGGACGTAATCGTCAAGTCCGTCGTATGTTTGAACATTTTGGCTTTAAAGTGAACAAACTTTCTCGCATAACATTCGGTCCATTGACTTTAAAAGCACTTGGTGCAGGTGAAGGGCGTGTCCTTTCTCCGCATGAAGTGAAAACTTTACGTCAACTGGCGCAAAGTAGCGTACAATAA
- the scpB gene encoding SMC-Scp complex subunit ScpB: MEHNLNAAITALLYTVGEDGIEAEQLISSLNIDEATLEEAMSGLTLPGLTVQKYGNTYVMTTEKEMEPYIESLILNKVSTKLSQASMEVLAIIAYNQPVTRSDIELIRGIASDGPVKTLIAKGLVEPKQQPDVRGQQLYTTDLFLNVFGLNHLDDLPTTDEETEEIESFFSNLVNQKGQNNI, from the coding sequence ATGGAACACAATCTTAATGCAGCAATTACTGCTTTGCTTTATACAGTTGGAGAAGATGGCATTGAAGCGGAGCAGTTAATCAGCTCGTTAAACATTGATGAAGCGACTTTAGAAGAAGCAATGTCAGGACTAACATTGCCGGGTCTTACAGTCCAAAAGTATGGCAATACGTATGTAATGACAACCGAGAAAGAGATGGAACCTTATATTGAATCACTCATTCTGAATAAAGTCTCTACCAAGTTATCACAAGCTTCGATGGAGGTGCTGGCGATTATAGCATATAACCAGCCAGTCACACGAAGTGATATAGAGCTCATACGAGGCATTGCTTCTGATGGTCCTGTGAAAACACTCATAGCCAAAGGATTGGTCGAACCGAAACAACAACCCGATGTCAGAGGGCAGCAGTTATACACGACTGATTTGTTTTTAAATGTTTTTGGCTTAAATCATCTCGATGACTTACCAACAACTGACGAAGAAACCGAAGAAATCGAATCATTTTTTAGTAATCTTGTTAACCAGAAAGGACAAAACAACATATGA
- a CDS encoding segregation/condensation protein A produces MYEVKLDAFNGPLDLLLHLIQQFEIDIYDIPMNALTEQYMQYVHAMKQLDINVASEYLVMASELLMIKSQLLLPDHSTDELIDEDPREALVGKLLEYQNYKEYAEMLNDKREARTHYYTKTATDLSKYELTERIPEGTHIDLTKLIVAYQKMKHRIALKKPKSVDIQKETFTIQQSTDHIYQQLDQRETVTFFDLFTFNESIEHVVTYFLALLEMAKTGMIQLQQIEAFHNIQITKGVNYGTQS; encoded by the coding sequence ATGTATGAAGTAAAATTAGACGCCTTTAATGGCCCTTTGGATTTATTACTCCATTTAATTCAACAATTTGAAATCGATATTTATGATATTCCGATGAATGCATTGACTGAACAATATATGCAGTATGTTCATGCAATGAAACAATTAGATATTAACGTTGCAAGTGAATATTTAGTGATGGCCTCTGAACTGCTTATGATCAAAAGTCAGCTTTTACTTCCAGATCATTCAACTGATGAACTGATTGATGAAGACCCACGTGAAGCATTAGTAGGCAAATTATTAGAGTATCAAAATTATAAAGAATATGCAGAGATGTTGAATGATAAGAGAGAAGCACGTACGCATTACTATACGAAAACAGCAACGGACCTATCTAAATACGAATTGACAGAAAGAATTCCTGAAGGGACACACATTGATCTGACAAAGTTAATCGTTGCTTATCAAAAAATGAAGCATCGAATTGCACTTAAAAAGCCAAAAAGTGTTGATATTCAAAAGGAAACATTTACGATTCAACAATCAACAGATCACATCTATCAACAACTTGATCAACGAGAAACGGTTACATTTTTTGATTTATTCACATTTAATGAATCAATAGAACATGTTGTCACATACTTTTTAGCATTGTTAGAGATGGCAAAAACCGGCATGATACAACTACAACAAATTGAAGCATTTCACAATATTCAAATCACTAAAGGAGTCAACTATGGAACACAATCTTAA
- a CDS encoding DUF309 domain-containing protein: MQDALLAFYYQFHTKQHYFLCHDILEDAWKQQNHYAKDDFVVSLILFATASYHYRRHNLQGALRTYKKSEKIINQYEDSIIASFGLQPNALRTQIQQLCIDIEQHTPFRPIVLPLLEEIKQSLKDTYTDYMVNTTIVDTPDIVHHHRLRDRTPVIEARHDALRLRHVDDDNNKD; this comes from the coding sequence GTGCAAGACGCACTATTAGCATTTTATTATCAGTTTCACACAAAGCAACACTATTTTTTATGTCATGATATTTTAGAAGATGCATGGAAACAACAAAATCACTATGCAAAAGATGACTTTGTTGTTAGTTTAATATTATTTGCGACAGCATCTTATCATTATCGCCGTCACAACTTACAAGGTGCGTTACGTACCTACAAAAAGTCTGAAAAAATTATCAATCAATATGAAGATTCAATCATTGCATCATTTGGTTTACAACCGAATGCACTTCGAACACAAATACAACAGTTATGCATCGACATTGAGCAACACACACCCTTTAGACCGATTGTGTTGCCATTGTTAGAAGAGATAAAGCAATCTTTAAAGGACACCTATACCGATTACATGGTAAATACGACCATTGTCGATACACCAGACATTGTGCATCATCATCGGCTTCGAGATCGAACACCTGTAATTGAAGCCCGTCATGATGCGTTAAGATTACGTCATGTGGACGATGATAACAACAAAGACTAG
- the xerD gene encoding site-specific tyrosine recombinase XerD produces MEEVRDEYLRFIQLEKGLSANTIAAYRRDLNQYIEFLKSQKVGQLDFVTRDIIQQCFAERHDEGHSAKSIARFTSTIRSFHQFALRERYTSQDPTVLITTPKYERKLPDVLSIDEVDKLLSSFDLSKTNDYRNRTMLELLYATGMRVSELIFVEIQDINLVMGFVKVFGKGNKERIIPLGETVIQYLTHYLEEVRPQLLKKTVTDVLFLNLHGKPLSRQGVWKMIKQVGVKAGLTKRLTPHTLRHSFATHLLENGADLRAVQEMLGHSDISTTQLYTHVSSTQIRKIYQSYHPRA; encoded by the coding sequence ATGGAAGAAGTCCGAGATGAATATTTAAGATTTATACAGCTTGAAAAGGGCTTATCTGCAAATACGATTGCTGCATATCGCCGTGACTTAAACCAATATATCGAATTTTTAAAATCACAAAAAGTGGGGCAGTTAGATTTTGTAACACGGGATATCATACAACAATGCTTTGCTGAGCGTCATGATGAAGGCCATTCGGCTAAGTCAATTGCACGTTTCACTTCCACCATAAGAAGCTTTCATCAATTCGCATTACGAGAACGATACACTTCTCAAGATCCAACTGTACTGATTACGACACCAAAATATGAACGAAAGTTACCAGATGTGTTATCTATCGATGAGGTTGATAAATTATTATCTTCTTTCGATTTAAGTAAAACAAATGATTATCGCAACCGTACCATGCTCGAGTTACTTTATGCGACAGGTATGCGTGTATCCGAATTAATCTTTGTTGAAATACAAGATATCAACTTAGTGATGGGCTTTGTCAAAGTGTTTGGTAAGGGGAATAAAGAACGAATTATCCCACTTGGAGAAACAGTTATTCAATATTTGACACACTACCTTGAAGAAGTGCGCCCACAACTACTTAAAAAAACAGTCACCGATGTGTTATTTCTCAATCTACACGGTAAACCATTATCACGACAAGGCGTCTGGAAAATGATCAAACAAGTAGGTGTTAAAGCTGGTTTAACGAAACGCTTAACTCCGCACACATTGCGTCACTCATTTGCGACACATCTGTTAGAAAATGGGGCTGACTTGCGTGCAGTACAAGAAATGCTTGGACATTCCGACATTTCAACAACACAGCTATATACTCACGTCTCCAGTACACAGATTCGTAAAATATATCAATCATATCATCCGAGAGCGTAG